The Pseudomonas sp. G2-4 genome window below encodes:
- a CDS encoding DUF1493 family protein, whose amino-acid sequence MHLAPDFPDDHAMRQLMELLHEEIGLPERRTIRLDTAINLDLGCDGADARHLMEALEERFAIDLIDYDAYRYFQPEGFDVFQKRRAKGRGNKMPMTIGMLYKAIKAQRWDTQEVEKA is encoded by the coding sequence ATGCACCTCGCCCCAGACTTCCCCGACGACCATGCCATGCGCCAACTCATGGAACTGCTCCACGAAGAAATCGGCCTGCCCGAGCGCAGGACCATTCGCCTGGACACGGCGATCAATCTCGATCTGGGCTGCGATGGCGCGGATGCCCGGCATCTGATGGAAGCCCTGGAGGAGCGATTCGCCATCGACCTCATCGACTACGACGCTTACCGCTATTTCCAGCCGGAAGGCTTTGATGTGTTTCAAAAGCGCAGGGCCAAGGGCCGTGGTAACAAGATGCCGATGACCATTGGCATGCTCTACAAGGCCATCAAGGCACAACGGTGGGATACGCAGGAAGTGGAAAAGGCCTAG